The proteins below are encoded in one region of Terriglobales bacterium:
- the rplL gene encoding 50S ribosomal protein L7/L12, which yields MADLQQLEEQIVGLSLLDAAQLVKRLEERLGVSAAAAAPVVMAGGGAAAAGAPAAEEKTEFTVVLKDVGANKINVIKAVREVTSLGLKEAKDLVDGAPKTVKEGVSKEEAENIKKKFAEAGATVEVK from the coding sequence ATGGCTGATTTGCAGCAGTTGGAAGAACAGATCGTAGGGCTGTCGCTGCTGGACGCGGCGCAGCTGGTGAAGCGCCTGGAGGAGCGGCTGGGCGTCTCAGCGGCGGCCGCCGCGCCGGTGGTGATGGCGGGCGGCGGAGCGGCGGCGGCGGGCGCGCCGGCGGCGGAGGAGAAGACGGAATTCACCGTCGTCCTCAAGGACGTGGGCGCGAACAAGATCAACGTCATCAAGGCGGTGCGCGAAGTCACCAGCCTGGGCCTGAAGGAGGCCAAGGACCTGGTGGACGGCGCCCCCAAGACGGTGAAGGAAGGCGTCTCCAAGGAAGAGGCGGAGAACATCAAGAAGAAATTTGCCGAGGCCGGCGCCACCGTGGAAGTGAAGTAG